Proteins found in one Alicyclobacillus cycloheptanicus genomic segment:
- a CDS encoding ABC transporter substrate-binding protein yields the protein MKISSFTQIGIATLALTGLLAGCGNTSSTSGTSPKATASSTLVVDEDSDPSTLDPGLQYNTESYTVYRNIFDNLLHRDPKTEKIVPWIATSWKQQSPTTWVFTIRKGVKFQNGESLTANDVAFSLQRILNPSLNSPQLSNFSAVKSVSASGDTVTITTAQPDPTLLNELVTLSIVPEQYIKAHGNQYFNLHPVGSGPYEFVSWVQGSSVTLKANPHYWGGEPSIKNVEFRSVPNDATRIADLQSGKADIAFPITPSDVSTVKRDSALQVLSVPTERVAYLAFNALGNTPTKSVLVRQAIAYGIDYKGLISSLEDGHAQPVKEVLTPIAFGYDNHVAGYSYNPTKAKELLKEAGYPNGLTLDFDTSPSYDQRVVQAIQAELGQIGIKVKIDNMDQSTYLEKVQSPSHNWGSIRMGLWSCACMDADGTIYPLFHSGTVWSSYSNPKFDAAVTAARTTTNTAARLADYQQAFNILQQDVPGVGLWQVDALYGATKNLQWTPDAQENFFVQDMKLQ from the coding sequence GTGAAAATCTCATCATTCACGCAAATCGGCATTGCCACGCTCGCGCTGACCGGCCTTCTCGCGGGTTGTGGGAACACTTCGTCCACGTCTGGGACAAGCCCGAAGGCGACGGCGTCCAGTACACTGGTCGTCGACGAGGATAGTGACCCGTCCACGCTTGACCCGGGCTTGCAGTACAACACCGAGAGTTACACTGTCTACCGCAATATCTTTGACAATCTCTTACACCGTGATCCGAAGACTGAAAAAATTGTCCCGTGGATCGCGACTTCTTGGAAACAGCAATCTCCGACCACGTGGGTCTTCACCATCCGCAAAGGGGTCAAGTTCCAGAACGGTGAGTCGCTGACCGCGAACGATGTGGCTTTCAGTCTGCAGCGCATTCTGAATCCGTCTTTGAACAGCCCGCAGCTTTCCAATTTCAGCGCGGTCAAATCCGTCTCCGCGAGCGGGGATACGGTGACCATCACCACGGCACAGCCGGATCCGACACTGCTGAATGAACTGGTCACGCTGAGTATTGTGCCGGAACAGTACATCAAGGCTCACGGGAATCAGTACTTCAACCTCCATCCGGTCGGAAGCGGTCCGTATGAGTTTGTGTCGTGGGTGCAGGGGAGCAGCGTGACGTTGAAGGCGAATCCACATTACTGGGGTGGCGAACCTTCCATTAAGAATGTTGAGTTCCGGTCTGTCCCCAATGACGCAACAAGAATTGCGGACTTGCAGTCGGGCAAAGCGGATATCGCGTTTCCCATTACGCCGAGTGATGTGAGCACCGTGAAAAGGGACAGCGCCTTGCAGGTCCTTTCCGTGCCGACGGAACGGGTTGCGTACCTGGCGTTCAATGCGCTCGGCAACACGCCGACCAAGTCGGTTCTGGTCCGTCAGGCCATTGCGTACGGCATCGACTATAAAGGGCTCATCTCCTCGCTCGAAGATGGCCACGCGCAGCCGGTGAAGGAAGTTCTGACGCCCATCGCATTCGGCTATGACAATCACGTGGCGGGCTATTCGTACAATCCCACCAAAGCCAAAGAACTGCTGAAAGAAGCTGGCTACCCGAACGGCCTTACGTTGGACTTTGATACCTCTCCGTCCTACGACCAGCGCGTGGTGCAGGCGATTCAAGCCGAGTTGGGTCAAATCGGGATCAAGGTGAAGATTGACAATATGGACCAATCCACGTATTTGGAAAAAGTCCAGTCGCCGTCACATAACTGGGGCAGTATTCGGATGGGGCTGTGGTCCTGCGCCTGCATGGATGCAGATGGAACGATTTATCCGTTGTTCCACTCCGGCACCGTGTGGAGCAGTTATTCGAACCCGAAATTTGACGCGGCTGTAACAGCTGCCAGAACGACGACCAACACGGCGGCCCGTCTGGCGGACTATCAACAGGCATTCAACATCCTGCAGCAGGACGTTCCTGGCGTGGGGCTGTGGCAAGTGGATGCGTTGTACGGGGCAACCAAGAATCTTCAGTGGACGCCGGATGCGCAAGAGAATTTCTTTGTTCAGGACATGAAGCTGCAATAA
- a CDS encoding threonine synthase, producing MTFSFLSHLECPKCHSTYEASQVNQLCQCGSPLLARYDLEAARNHLSKEDLTQRPPSLWRYHELLPVQHAANIVSLGEGMTPLLPLKRLGEEIGIADLWMKDEGIIPTGTFKARGATVGVSRAKELGIETIAMPTNGNAGAAWAVYAARAGMKAVIVMPVDAPKITRNECSISGVQLYLVDGLISDAGKIVGRAVEQYGWFDASTLKEPYRLEGKKTMGYEILEQFNWEIPDVILYPTGGGVGLIGIYKALRELQALGWIGEKLPRLVSVQASGCAPIVRAWEARQKSSEFWEHASTVAFGITVPKALGDFLVLEAVYETDGCAIAIDDDELLREQGAAARAEGTFMCPEGAATVAAARKLRESGWIRSGERVVLLNTGAGIKYPDTGMHEGDILILQPGDSLDLPHAP from the coding sequence ATGACCTTTAGTTTCTTGTCGCACCTGGAATGTCCGAAGTGTCACTCGACGTACGAGGCCAGCCAAGTGAATCAACTGTGCCAGTGTGGCTCACCCTTGTTGGCTCGATATGACCTGGAAGCGGCCCGGAATCACCTGAGTAAAGAAGACCTGACACAACGGCCTCCGAGCTTGTGGAGGTACCACGAATTGTTACCGGTTCAACATGCAGCCAACATCGTGTCGCTGGGTGAAGGGATGACACCCTTGCTCCCGCTCAAGAGGTTGGGAGAAGAAATCGGGATTGCAGACTTGTGGATGAAAGACGAGGGGATTATCCCAACTGGTACATTCAAAGCGCGCGGCGCAACGGTGGGAGTGTCACGGGCAAAGGAACTGGGAATCGAGACCATTGCCATGCCAACTAATGGCAATGCCGGCGCCGCGTGGGCGGTCTATGCGGCGCGGGCGGGGATGAAGGCTGTGATCGTCATGCCGGTGGATGCCCCGAAAATCACACGAAATGAGTGCAGCATCTCAGGGGTCCAATTGTATTTGGTCGACGGACTGATTAGTGATGCGGGAAAAATTGTTGGACGGGCGGTGGAACAATACGGCTGGTTTGATGCCTCCACGCTTAAAGAACCGTATCGACTCGAAGGGAAAAAGACGATGGGCTACGAGATTTTGGAGCAGTTCAACTGGGAGATTCCCGATGTGATTCTCTACCCAACGGGGGGCGGGGTAGGGCTCATTGGGATTTATAAGGCGCTGCGCGAACTCCAGGCACTGGGGTGGATTGGCGAAAAACTGCCGCGCCTCGTTTCCGTGCAGGCGAGTGGGTGTGCGCCCATTGTGAGGGCCTGGGAAGCGCGGCAGAAGAGCAGCGAATTTTGGGAGCATGCCTCCACCGTCGCGTTCGGCATTACCGTGCCAAAGGCTCTCGGAGATTTTCTGGTACTGGAGGCCGTCTATGAAACGGACGGGTGCGCCATCGCGATCGACGACGACGAATTGCTGCGCGAGCAGGGCGCAGCTGCCAGGGCGGAAGGGACGTTCATGTGTCCTGAAGGAGCCGCAACGGTTGCTGCAGCCAGGAAACTCAGAGAAAGCGGCTGGATTCGGAGCGGTGAGAGGGTGGTTCTGCTGAACACCGGGGCGGGCATCAAATACCCGGACACAGGGATGCATGAGGGGGATATCCTCATCCTCCAGCCGGGTGACTCGCTTGACCTGCCGCACGCACCGTGA
- a CDS encoding ABC transporter permease: protein MWWYVLKRILQAIVSILGVSTIVFFILHLSSNPVLLMVPPNASAHDIAVLTHSLGLDKPLWVQYLNFLRSLSEGNLGYSYVQSQPALSILLQRLPFTLELACTAFVLSLVIGIPIGMLTAFFRGTWIERLLMPLVLIGQSMPAFWTGILLILLMSVVLKWLPSSGAGGIQSLVLPAVTLASLSMATIARMTRSSFIEELDKEYVKTARSKGAKTFRIMVQHIMRNASIPIVTIVGLEIANLFGGSVVTETIFAWPGVGALTIQSITARDFPVVQAIVLFVSIVYIVINLITELLYVWIDPRIQLGGAKSV, encoded by the coding sequence ATGTGGTGGTATGTATTGAAGCGGATTCTACAGGCCATCGTTTCGATACTGGGTGTTTCGACCATCGTCTTTTTCATTCTCCACTTGTCAAGCAACCCAGTTCTGCTGATGGTTCCACCAAATGCGAGTGCGCACGACATTGCGGTGCTCACGCACTCCTTGGGGCTGGACAAGCCACTGTGGGTCCAATATCTCAATTTTCTCCGCAGCCTGTCGGAAGGCAATTTGGGGTATTCCTACGTACAAAGTCAACCGGCGCTGTCCATTTTGTTGCAGCGCCTCCCCTTTACCCTTGAGCTCGCATGTACAGCGTTCGTGCTGTCGTTGGTGATTGGCATTCCGATTGGCATGTTGACCGCGTTTTTTCGGGGAACTTGGATTGAGCGGCTGCTCATGCCGCTGGTGCTCATCGGACAAAGCATGCCCGCCTTTTGGACGGGGATTTTGCTCATTTTGCTGATGAGCGTCGTATTGAAGTGGCTCCCGTCTTCTGGAGCTGGCGGCATTCAGTCTCTGGTGCTGCCCGCCGTTACACTGGCTTCCTTGTCGATGGCGACGATTGCGCGCATGACCCGGTCAAGTTTCATTGAAGAGCTCGATAAGGAGTACGTGAAGACGGCGCGATCGAAAGGGGCAAAGACGTTCCGCATCATGGTGCAGCACATCATGCGCAACGCGAGCATTCCCATCGTAACGATTGTGGGTTTGGAAATCGCGAACTTGTTCGGTGGCTCTGTCGTGACGGAAACCATCTTTGCCTGGCCGGGTGTTGGGGCGCTGACGATTCAATCCATTACGGCGAGAGACTTTCCAGTCGTGCAAGCGATCGTGCTGTTTGTGTCCATCGTGTATATCGTCATCAACTTGATAACGGAGCTGCTCTATGTCTGGATTGATCCGCGGATTCAACTGGGAGGGGCAAAAAGCGTATGA